From the Pomacea canaliculata isolate SZHN2017 linkage group LG4, ASM307304v1, whole genome shotgun sequence genome, one window contains:
- the LOC112561956 gene encoding LOW QUALITY PROTEIN: methanethiol oxidase-like (The sequence of the model RefSeq protein was modified relative to this genomic sequence to represent the inferred CDS: inserted 2 bases in 1 codon): MKPALSSCCTGPGYPSPLEAMXKGPREKIVYVPCIGPPENRQNRANYLATVDVDPQSPTFCQVISRLYMPYTSDELHHTGWNACSSCYDDPSKTRDKMIMPCLDGDRVYVVDMGVDPREPRLYKVVEALD, translated from the exons ATGAAACCAGCGCTTTCATCATGCTGCACTGGCCCAGGATATCCATCACCTTTGGAAGCCAT CAAAGGACCACGGGAGAAAATTGTTTATGTGCCATGCATTGGGCCTCCTGAGAATCGTCAGAACCGGGCTAACTATCTAGCCACCGTTGATGTGGATCCACAATCTCCTACATTCTGTCAG GTCATATCTCGTCTGTACATGCCTTACACCAGTGATGAACTGCATCACACCGGCTGGAATGCTTGCTCTAGCTGCTATGACGACCCCAGCAAGACACGAGACAAAATGATAATGCCATGTCTAGATGGTGATCGGGTTTACGTAGTGGACATGGGTGTCGACCCTCGTGAACCCCGTCTGTACAAG